A single Cyprinus carpio isolate SPL01 chromosome A6, ASM1834038v1, whole genome shotgun sequence DNA region contains:
- the LOC109094924 gene encoding LOW QUALITY PROTEIN: zinc finger protein GLI1-like (The sequence of the model RefSeq protein was modified relative to this genomic sequence to represent the inferred CDS: inserted 3 bases in 2 codons; deleted 2 bases in 2 codons), giving the protein MPVDMQPHQGLYHYNNTANQPSRGLARSVQSLYSEVPLDSREMFNPSVTPGACMDPYMRPPHGMMGHRGMPPPESAPYCTQSMMGSHHNLTHNQLGSEHMGSGDASCFSTPRSMLKLSKKRALSISPLSDASVDLQTVIRTSPNSLVAFVNSRCGPNAASSYGHLSVGSMSPSLGFSGSMNYSCRPQGNMYGSLAASCPRLHAPAKHTHLKTEPVLGRVMDSINIKNLEEHSEGDVASPSSTGTQDPLLGLLEGRDDLDKEEKPEPEAIYETNCHWESCSKEFDTQEQLVHHINNEHIHGEKKEFVCHWQDCSREQRPFKAQYMLVVHMRRHTGEKPHKCTFEGCNKAYSRLENLKTHLRSHTGEKPYVCEHEGCNKAFSNASDRAKHQNRTHSNEKPYVCKIPGCTKRYTDPSSLRKHVKTVHGPEAHITKKHRGDTGPRPPGLTNAGQSSELLIEKEERSREDCKLLAPETALKSQPSPGGQSSCSSERSPLGSANNNDSGVEMNLNAAGSLEDLTTQEESGNTAVSESGGGSGGMCMSVQALKSLENLKIDKLKQIRRPTPPGRSAGNKQPHLSTTGEMMGMCAPSPLLSNRRVMELSAPDLAGVSGMGMPCTKRXGSGTSSLSSAYTVSRRSSMVSPYLSSRRSSDVSQVGHCQSVMGTDVPGDPLSPQNSKRGGSCQNLGGLPGLPSLTPAQQYSLKAKYAAATGGPPPTPLPNMDQPGNPGRFLRECHGQPIPPFLQQGGTRRHSANTEYGTGVIYPHQAPGNNMRRASDPVRSGADPQGLPKVQRFNSLSNVSLMSRRNALQQCGSDAPLSRHMYSPRPPSITENVMMEAMAMDPHGTAEGREQGNMIQGGDRAYMGYQQPQQCNHPHNASQLSPRQEGLSCMDQVYQPQMQGPYQREEICATGIMGQGDIANNLLQQAEFGMSNCQLSPPXSNYPSQGDGSGPWGQTNQLHSPQTDMQYQCAGMQGQHYPQQSVYDPTSNPGHQRVTVKPEQFHSSMGGSSSCQNTKPLHQHRRVNMQAYPPQSGQGIMGRSSNANCDFHHGQMRTQVGLPQQSQAGSFPSGGGINLALAESRRSQMPMHQMKEMMVRNYVQSQQALLWEQQQEQTVLDGLSGKPDGMEMGGHPQANQNLYPGNSFQGYPNQNLMSPPQNRVPGSIKEHTAGMQGSCYGPDMVPRPPQGRKPLSRQNSLSQQTGGAYLGSPTHRPVHSTASPRRAVRLPPVQQQQQHSENFTNNNNNPMYYSGQIHMHHDIEKTQDGPCLAQQHLTGIDPSTKPTSMAYSDPAPMSNALENLDLENAQIDFTSIIDDQEPSSYSPINPPLGHHQCSSQTSSRLTTPQTSITLPSGLSNMAIGDMTSMLTSLAGENKYLNTLS; this is encoded by the exons ATGCCAGTGGATATGCAGCCGCATCAGGGGCTGTACCACTACAACAACACCGCCAACCAGCCGAGCCGAGG acTGGCTCGGTCAGTGCAATCGCTCTACAGCGAGGTGCCACTCGACAGCAGAGAGATGTTTAACCCCTCCGTGACCCCAGGAGCCTGTATGGACCCCTACATGCGGCCGCCGCACGGCATGATGGGACACCGCGGGATGCCTCCGCCAGAGA gcGCCCCCTACTGTACCCAGAGCATGATGGGATCTCATCACAACCTCACGCATAACCAGCTGGGATCTGAACACATGGGATCAGGAGACG CGTCTTGTTTCTCGACGCCTCGCTCCATGCTGAAGTTGAGTAAGAAGCGTGCGCTGTCCATCTCTCCGCTGTCTGATGCCAGTGTGGACCTGCAGACGGTCATCCGCACCTCGCCCAACAGTCTGGTGGCGTTTGTGAACTCTCGCTGCGGGCCGAACGCTGCCAGCTCATACGGGCATCTGTCTGTGGGCAGCATGAG TCCGTCGTTGGGTTTCTCCGGCTCTATGAACTACTCTTGCAGACCGCAGGGGAACATGTACGGCTCTCTCGCTGCCTCGTGCCCCAGACTCCACGCTCcggccaaacacacacac CTGAAGACGGAGCCGGTTCTGGGCAGAGTGATGGACAGCATTAACATCAAGAACCTGGAGGAGCATTCGGAGGGAGACGTGGCCAGTCCATCCTCAACTGGAACCCAG GATCCTCTTCTGGGTTTACTGGAGGGCAGAGATGATCTGGATAAAGAGGAGAAACCTGAACCAGAGGCTATTTACGAGACCAACTGCCACTGGGAGAGCTGCAGCAAAGAGTTCGACACTCAGGAGCAACTCGTGCAT CACATCAATAACGAGCACATCCACGGGGAGAAGAAGGAGTTTGTGTGTCACTGGCAGGACTGCTCTCGAGAGCAGCGGCCCTTTAAAGCCCAGTACATGCTAGTGGTGCACATGCGCAgacacaccggagagaaacctcACAAGTGCACT TTTGAAGGCTGTAATAAAGCATACTCGCGCCTGGAGAACCTGAAGACTCATCTGCGCTCGCACACCGGCGAGAAACCCTATGTGTGTGAACACGAGGGCTGCAACAAGGCTTTCTCCAATGCGTCAGACCGCGCAAAGCACCAGAACCGAACACACTCCAACGAG AAACCGTACGTTTGTAAGATCCCCGGCTGTACGAAGCGTTACACCGACCCGAGCTCTCTGAGGAAGCACGTGAAGACGGTGCACGGACCCGAGGCTCACATCACTAAAAAGCACCGCGGAGACACCGGACCACGTCCTCCAGGTCTGACCAATGCAGGCCAGAGCTCTGAACTTCTGATAGAAAAAGAGGAGAGAAGCAGAGAGGACTGCAAATTACTCGCTCCAGAAACCGCACTG AAATCCCAGCCAAGTCCTGGCGGCCAGTCATCCTGTAGTAGCGAACGTTCTCCACTAGGGAGCGCCAACAACAACGACAGCGGTGTGGAGATGAACCTCAATGCTGCGGGGAGTCTGGAGGACCTGACCACACAGGAGGAGAGCGGGAACACTGCTGTGTCCGAGTCGGGCGGAGGCTCGGGGGGAATGTGCATGTCCGTTCAGGCCTTGAAGAGCTTGGAGAACCTGAAGATCGACAAACTGAAGCAGATTCGCCGGCCAACACCTCCTGGGCGGAGCGCAGGGAATAAACAACC GCACCTTTCAACAACAGGAGAGATGATGGGCATGTGTGCGCCTTCACCCTTGCTCTCCAACCGGCGTGTAATGGAGCTTTCTGCCCCGGATCTGGCCGGAGTTAGTGGAATGGGAATGCCCTGCACCAAAC CCGGCAGCGGCACCAGCAGCCTCAGCTCTGCCTACACAGTAAGCCGCCGTTCGTCTATGGTCTCGCCCTACCTATCAAGCAGACGCTCCAGCGACGTGTCCCAAGTGGGTCACTGCCAGTCCGTAATGGGGACCGATGTTCCCGGCGACCCACTGTCTCCTCAGAACAGCAAAAGAGGCGGATCTTGCCAGAACCTCGGGGGGTTGCCAGGTCTACCGAGTCTGACTCCTGCGCAGCAGTATAGTCTGAAAGCTAAATATGCAGCAGCAACAGGCGGCCCACCGCCAACCCCGTTACCCAACATGGaccaacctggcaaccctggaagATTCCTGAGAGAATGCCATGGCCAACCTATTCCTCCGTTTCTGCAGCAAGGTGGCACAAGGAGGCACAGTGCTAATACCGAATACGGCACGGGAGTGATCTATCCACATCAGGCACCTGGGAACAACATGAGGCGCGCCAGCGATCCAGTACGCTCTGGTGCCGACCCGCAGGGTTTACCCAAGGTGCAACGCTTTAATAGCTTAAGCAACGTGTCCCTTATGAGTCGCCGCAATGCACTGCAGCAGTGCGGATCTGATGCCCCTCTCAGCAGGCACATGTACTCGCCTCGTCCACCGAGCATCACTGAAAATGTCATGATGGAGGCTATGGCCATGGATCCTCATGGGACCGCCGAAGGCAGAGAGCAAGGCAACATGATCCAAGGCGGAGACCGAGCCTACATGGGCTACCAGCAACCTCAACAATGCAACCACCCTCACAATGCTAGTCAACTATCTCCCAGACAAGAAGGACTGAGTTGCATGGATCAAGTCTACCAGCCTCAA ATGCAAGGTCCGTACCAGCGTGAGGAGATCTGTGCCACCGGGATAATGGGTCAGGGTGACATCGCAAACAATCTTCTACAGCAAGCTGAGTTCGGCATGAGCAACTGTCAGCTTAGCCCTCC GTCCAATTATCCCAGCCAGGGTGATGGATCAGGACCCTGGGGACAGACCAACCAGCTCCACAGCCCTCAGACCGATATGCAGTACCAG TGTGCAGGCATGCAAGGACAACACTACCCTCAACAGAGCGTATACGACCCTACATCTAACCCTGGCCATCAAAGAGTTACTGTAAAACCAGAGCAGTTCCATTCATCCATGGGAGGATCAAGTTCCTGCCAGAACACTAAACCTCTACACCAGCATCGCAGGGTGAATATGCAGGCGTATCCACCGCAGTCAGGTCAGGGCATCATGGGTAGGTCCTCCAATGCAAACTGTGACTTCCATCACGGCCAGATGAGAACACAAGTCGGTCTTCCGCAGCAGAGCCAGGCGGGATCGTTCCCAAGTGGTGGAGGGATAAATCTTGCACTAGCGGAGAGCCGTAGGTCGCAGATGCCGATGCATCAGATGAAGGAAATGATGGTGAGGAATTATGTGCAGTCCCAGCAAGCACTCCTTTGGGAACAGCAGCAGGAGCAAACGGTACTCGATGGTCTCTCTGGGAAGCCCGATGGCATGGAAATGGGAGGACATCCGCAAGCTAACCAGAATCTTTATCCTGGTAACTCTTTCCAAGGCTACCCAAATCAGAACTTGATGAGCCCACCACAAAATCGAGTTCCCGGTTCCATCAAGGAGCATACCGCTGGGATGCAGGGATCCTGCTATGGGCCGGATATGGTGCCACGACCACCTCAGGGACGAAAGCCTCTTAGTCGCCAAAACAGCCTATCCCAGCAGACAGGTGGAGCTTACCTGGGCAGCCCGACTCACCGACCGGTCCACTCCACCGCCAGTCCCAGAAGAGCAGTCCGTCTCCCACCGgttcaacaacagcagcagcattcaGAAAACTTcaccaataacaacaacaaccccATGTACTACTCAGGCCAGATACACATGCACCACGACATAGAGAAGACTCAGGATGGTCCATGCCTGGCCCAGCAGCACCTGACAGGGATAGACCCTAGTACCAAGCCCACCTCGATGGCCTACTCGGACCCTGCACCCATGTCCAATGCCTTAGAAAACCTGGACTTGGAGAACGCTCAGATTGACTTTACTTCCATCATAGATGACCAAGAACCTTCATCTTACAGTCCAATAAACCCACCGCTGGGTCACCACCAGTGCTCCTCTCAGACCTCCTCCCGTCTCACCACACCCCAAACCTCCATCACCCTTCCAAGTGGCCTTTCCAATATGGCAATCGGGGACATGACCTCGATGTTGACATCCCTTGCTGGGGAGAACAAGTATTTGAACACATTGTCTTAA